The nucleotide window GAATGAGTTCACGACTCAACTCTGTAATGTGGCCTGCTCAAGTGGCAAGATTTTTATCTGCAGCATTTAGTGCATTAAGATGTGCGCATCAGAAATCACAGAAGTGTGCTTCTGCTCTGTAATGAACCTACATTCCTTAGGAGCTCTGAGCCAATCACAATTACCAACCAGAGGCAAAAAAGTAAACAAGCAAAGCCACTTTTTCAGGCTTTTCAAACTGTCCTAACGTGACATTATAACTATGCTTCCGAATTAAGCAACCAAGTCAAAGAGCAAGGAACATCCGAGAAATTTAACATCCGAGGTGTTAACTCAACATTTCTTAATCAGCTCAGACATACACGAGGCCAGGAAAGGTGAACCATGTCACCGTCCAGATCTCCTGCACAGGTGTGCTACTGCGAGAGGCAGCAGCTCAGCAGAAACCCTGGGTTTCTATTCGGATTAATATCAGGatcatacatgtgtgtgtaacaTGCTTACAGAGATTTATTGGCCCTGAAACTTCATACAGAGTTGAATGAACAtctagcagaaaaagaaatcatgagTGGGGTGTAGACAGGACTCGCCTATCAGTGCTCACAGAAGCAGGGCCGTTGAAGGACATGTGGGTGAATGCTCAGGAACCACAGGAAGGAAAAGTTATAAATAAcactatattttcaaaataccatACTTACACTGAGTACAAATGTTACAGTATAATCGTGAACCACAGAACTGATGCTGGCCAGATATACatcttttgttcatttataaaaaggccttaatcttaaaaaaagatcttaatctTACTGTAACCAGTGCTTTCTCCAGTAGGGCAGTGTGAGGAAGAAAGAATATAAGAGGGAATTGGGaaataaagtcttaaaagaaAAGGACTACCatcaacatttttgttgtttaatatgATTAAGATCAGATTTTCATATGGCATCTTAATATTCAATTTTGGcctattattttaatgtataaatgCATCCTGTCTTTATGGTAACTTAAACAGTGACTTGGATGACACTGAATTGTTGGGTGAAAAGTCTGCCAGttggtaaatattttcaaatgaaatgtgCCAAGTTTTTCATTTGCcccaaagattaaaaacaaacatatatataaagaaaactagAAGAATCATTTGAAGGAATAAAATCAGCTATAGTCATTAAAACATACTGTACATCAAGAATTGTCAACCAAAGGTTTTAAAGATTTCTACAATAATATCAAGAGCAATCTCCTCACACAACCATAGGGACAAGTAGatgtgacttcagttcagttaagttgctcagttctgtacaactctttgtgaccccatggactgcagcacaccaggcttccctgtccatcaccaactcccggagcttgctcaaactcatgtccatcgagtcagtgatgccatccaaccatctcattctctgtcatccccttctcctcctgccttctatctttgtGACTTAACAGCAGTTAAATAAGAAGCATTTAGGAAGCTCATGAAGCCACAGGGCCATGTAAGGATGTGAAGACATTCATTCAGTAACTTTAGTCATGCTCCCCCCACGAGATtataaagcaaaattataaaGTCCTGCTCTTGCAAATGAGGACAGATTATCATTTTACAACAGAGAGGGGCCAGGTCCCAAATCAGGAATGTAATAAGGGTTCCACTCAAAGTGGTTCCGTGTGTATCTGTCTGATTATAGGCCCTGCGTTTGCAAACTCTAAAAGGTGGTTTACCTGTGGCACCTCTTCAGAGACACCACCTGCCAGAAATTCCAGGTGTCAACATTTCATTCTTCCTCCCACCACTTGCCAACAACCACGCTTAGACCCACCAACCTCCACTGGGATGAAGTCTGCATGCTGACAGAATACAAAAAATTGACTTCACACCACCTCTAAAAGgccttcttaaaaacaaaacaaaacccatgtTAGGGAAAGCGCATGAAAGCCCTAGATTCTACTGTCTCCCAAGAGCAGGAAACTTAGTGATAAATGACTTTGCTCAAAATAGATGCTGTTGAGGAAGGGCCCAAGCTTCCCCTGGGTGAAAGAGCCAGAACATTTGTTTGAATCCTTTAGGGCCAGGGCGCAGAGAGCCCTGTCTCAGATACTCAGGATTCTCTACTGTTTGAAGCCGTACCCACTAACTCACATATGCTGTGGCTGAGATTTCAGAAGTGGAGTTCACTCAAGTCCCTCTAGAGAGCagtggttttatttctttctgtggcACAGACTTTGGCTGATGTTTACCTCAAGTTTGCCTAAGACTGTCAACACAAAGTATGATTACCTAAAGActtctttttttgaaaacaaCCCTGTGTGGCCGgggtggaggtgagggtgggTGGACTAAAGAACTGTCCACCCCTTCAGTAAACCTGAAGTCTCTAACAATTCACTGGAGGGGAACTTTTGGAAGAGCTTTAATACTGAGTCATCTGCAGGTTCTTCCAACTCATCATCTCAgttatttcttaaatttgtaCGTATTTTGCTTTCCTCCATTCGTTTTGAGCTTTTTCTCACTGGATATTGTGGCATGAGCACAGTGACTCACGTTTCCCTTCTTCTTAAGACCTGTGTGTGCTGGTGCCCGGGCAGCCCTGCAGCCGTCTGTGGGATCCAGGATCATGGCTGGCGGCCGGGGTGCGCGGAGGTTCCCATTGCTCTCGATCTTGGGGCCACCGTCCCCGCAGGATAAGTCCCAGGGCTGCAGCCTGGGGCTCttgttggatttctttttcttcttctctgtctgcACCTCCAGGGTTTGCTTCTGAGAACATAATCGGCTACTGCTCAGCACATCAAGAGGTCTGGGGGAAGCCTCACCAGTGTAACAGAATGGATGGACTTCCTTGCAGAGCATGTCTTTCTTTCGTGAAGGGCCTGACTTCAGAGGCCCTTCCTGGTGAGGCCTGGACAGAGCGCTGGGCATCAGCTTGCTTCTCCCAGGGCTCTTCAGGGCCCCCGAGGTCCCAGTGGGAGGCCTCCCTTTGGCCACCTTGCCTTTCTCCCACTGGATAGTCTGGATTTGCAGCCACTCGAGCTGGACGAGCCTATTGATGTACTTGCCCAGGAGCCCCCCGGT belongs to Bos indicus isolate NIAB-ARS_2022 breed Sahiwal x Tharparkar chromosome 13, NIAB-ARS_B.indTharparkar_mat_pri_1.0, whole genome shotgun sequence and includes:
- the FAM217B gene encoding protein FAM217B isoform X2, giving the protein MNAGPSRTKVQHPKNSRKRQSKPQVPHISSQLKSSLRGGVPQPTEDKLKESISPEGNPERSPLGPRYHGLSGNKLFLDFESMKIIKEDDEEEDSASDLSDSERIAIPPSPLTPPDLHLRAEEIDPVHFDLHPGQGPTWPEYCYPDFLPPPCNSWDLRDMAMLLHSERRTEAVPKTGGLLGKYINRLVQLEWLQIQTIQWEKGKVAKGRPPTGTSGALKSPGRSKLMPSALSRPHQEGPLKSGPSRKKDMLCKEVHPFCYTGEASPRPLDVLSSSRLCSQKQTLEVQTEKKKKKSNKSPRLQPWDLSCGDGGPKIESNGNLRAPRPPAMILDPTDGCRAARAPAHTGLKKKGNVSHCAHATISSEKKLKTNGGKQNTYKFKK